One window of Canis lupus baileyi chromosome 21, mCanLup2.hap1, whole genome shotgun sequence genomic DNA carries:
- the YAE1 gene encoding protein YAE1 homolog isoform X1, which produces MSWVQRAPLVRGPGEEGDVFDEEADESLLVQREWRSHMQRRVKEGYRDGIDAGKAVTLQQGFNQGYKEGAEIIINYGQLRGTLSALLSWCHLHDNGSALISKINNLLDAVGQCEEYVLKHLKSITSQPHVVDLLDSIQDMDLCHVAPAEKKMDEAKDERLCENNAELHKNCSKSLSEADCSSLECCRLQKHAHSENPSLAWILEQTASLVKQLGISLDVLQHLKQL; this is translated from the exons ATGTCGTGGGTTCAGAGGGCCCCGCTGGTCCGGGGTCCCGGAGAGGAAGGGGACGTGTTTGACGAGGAGGCGGACGAGTCTCTCCTGGTGCAGCGGGAATGGCGGAGCCACATGCAGAGACGAGTCAAA GAAGGCTATAGAGATGGAATAGATGCTGGCAAAGCTGTTACTCTTCAACAAGGCTTCAATCAAGGTTATAAGGAAGGTGCAGAAATCATTATAAACTACGGACAACTCAGAGGAACACTgag TGCTTTGCTCTCCTGGTGTCACCTTCATGATAATGGTTCGGCTCtgatcagtaaaataaataatcttctgGATGCAGTTGGCCAGTGTGAAGAGTATGTGCTCAAACATCTAAAATCAATCACTTCTCAGCCCCATGTTGTAGATTTATTGGACTCTATTCAGGATATGGACCTTTGTCATGTAGCTCCAGCTGAGAAAAAGATGGATGAAGCTAAAGATGAAAGACTCTGTGAAAATAATGCTGAGCTTCACAAAAACTGTAGCAAGAGTCTTAGTGAGGCAGATTGTTCATCTTTAGAATGTTGTAGACTACAGAAGCATGCACATTCTGAAAACCCAAGCCTCGCTTGGATTTTAGAACAGACAGCCAGTTTAGTAAAACAGCTGGGAATATCACTTGACGTATTACAGCACCTCAAACAACTATaa